The following proteins are co-located in the Prionailurus viverrinus isolate Anna chromosome A1, UM_Priviv_1.0, whole genome shotgun sequence genome:
- the LOC125176751 gene encoding 40S ribosomal protein S3a-like, giving the protein MAVGKNKHLMKGGKKGAKKKVVDPFSKKDWYDVKAPAMFNIRNIGKTLVTRTQGTKIASDGLKGHVFEVSLADLQNDEVAFRKFKLITEDVQGKNCLTNFHGMDLTRDKMCSMVKKWQTMIEAHVDVKTTDGYLLRLFSVGFTKKHNNQIRKTSYAQHQQVRQIRKKMMEIMTREVQTNDLKEVVNKLIPDSIGKDIKKACQSIYPLHDVFVRKVKMLKKPKFELGKLMELHGEGSSSGKATGDETGAKVERADGYEPPVQESV; this is encoded by the coding sequence ATGGCGGTAGGCAAGAACAAGCACCTTATGAAAGGCGGCAAAAAGGGAGCCAAGAAGAAAGTGGTTGAtccattttcaaagaaagattGGTATGATGTAAAAGCACCAGCAATgtttaatataagaaatattgGAAAAACACTAGTCACGAGAACTCAAGGAACCAAAATCGCATCTGATGGCCTTAAGGGTCATGTGTTTGAAGTAAGCCTGGCTGATTTGCAGAATGATGAAGTTGCATTTAGGAAATTCAAGCTAATTACTGAAGATGTTCAGGGCAAAAACTGCCTGACTAATTTCCATGGCATGGATCTTACCCGGGACAAAATGTGCTCCATGGTCAAAAAATGGCAGACCATGATTGAAGCTCACGTTGATGTCAAAACTACCGATGGGTATTTGCTTCGTCTCTTTTCTGTCGGTTTTACTAAAAAACACAACAATCAGATTCGGAAGACCTCTTATGCTCAGCACCAACAGGTCCGCCAAATTCGGAAAAAGATGATGGAAATCATGACCCGAGAGGTGCAGACAAATGACTTGAAAGAAGTTGTCAATAAATTGATTCCAGACAGCATCGGAAAAGACATAAAGAAGGCTTGTCAGTCTATTTATCCACTTCATGATGTCTTCGTTAGAAAGGTAAAAATGCTGAAGAAGCCCAAGTTTGAATTGGGAAAGCTCATGGAGCTTCATGGTGAAGGTAGCAGTTCTGGAAAAGCTACTGGGGATGAGACCGGTGCTAAAGTTGAGCGAGCTGATGGATATGAGCCACCAGTCCAAGAATCTGTTTAA